The genomic window AGGTAAAAATGTCGCTTTCGAGAGTAAATACCTCTGCTGCGACCTTAACTAAGAACAGGACCGAAGGATCGGTAGTCGCTGCATCAGGCATGTGTGTCACTTGCGTCGACGGCTGTATCGGCATGTGCGAGATCGGCAAGTCAGCCTATCGCGGTCACGAGGTGATCTACCCTCAGCCTTTTGGTGTAATTACCACTGCGGCCGAGAAAATCTATCCCGTAGATTACTCCCACTTCAACATCATGGGTGGCGTAGTTGGGGCCCAGGGCATTGAGGCGGACAGCGACAAGACCATCTTCCCGGCGGTCAATCTGGAGGTGCATTTCGGGCACGATGGTGGACTGAAGTTCCGCTATCCCTGGATCATCCCGGGGATAGGCTCTACGAATATCGCAAAAAACAATTGGGAGGGGCTGGCTATCGGCTCAGCGCTCGCGGGCACCGGATTGACTATCGGGGAAAACGTGGCTGGCATGGATCCCGAGTGTGTAATCAATAATGGCAAGGTCGTGGATACGGTGGACCTGAAACGCCGGGTGAAGCTTTTCCAGGATAACCAGCGTGACGGCTATGGGGCCATCGTCGTCCAGGCCAATGTGGAGGACACCCGCATCGGTGTGCACGAGTATGTCATTGGTGAGCTGGGGGTCGAGTGCGTGGAGATGAAATGGGGCCAGGGGGCTAAGAATATTGGTGGCGAAGTTAAGGTCCGCGACCTGAATAAGGCCCAGATGCTGCATAAACGCGGTTACATTGTACTACCGGATCCGACTGATCCTGTTATAGTCAAAGCCTTCGAGCATGGCAGTTTCAAGGAGTTCGAGCGCCACTCGCGTGTCGGCATGGTCACTGAGGAGGCTTTTGCCAAGCGGGTAGAGGAACTGCGCAAGGCTGGTGCCAAGTACATCTTCCTCAAGACCGGCGCTTTCCGACCGGCCGCTCTGGCCCATGCGGTGATCTATGCATCAAAATACCATCTTGACCTGCTTACTGTGGACGGTGCTGGCGGAGGAACCGGTATGAGCCCCTGGAGGATGATGAATGAGTGGGGAATGCCACCAGTAGAGTTACACTCGCTTCTTTATCAGTACACCAAGCAACTTGCCGACAACGGTCAGCATGTGCCCGCCATCGCCGTAGCCGGTGGATTCGTTTTCGAGGACCAGATTTTCAAGGGTCTTGCCCTTGGTGCGCCGTTCGTCAAGCTGGTGGGAATGGCCAGATCCCCGATTGCTGCTGCCATGGTAGGCAAAACTATCGGACGAGCCATAGCCGAAGGCCAACTACCGGTGTATGTGGAGCGCTTTGGCAGCACCCAGGACGAAATTTTCGTGACCGCGAGCTATTTGCGCAAAGAATTAGGTAATATGGAGTATGAGAAGCTTCCCCCAGGTGCTATCGGCCTCTATACCTACTATGAGCGTTTAGCCCAGGGACTGCGCCAGCTAATGGCAGGTTGCCGGAAATTCTCTCTGGAGTATATATCACGGGACGACCTGGCATCCCTCACCCATGAAGCGGCCGACATTAGTGGGATCCCATATGTGATGGATGTTGACAAGGGTGCGGTTGAGAGAATACTCAACTCTGCGAAAGAAGACACCAAGGCCGGGTAAAAAAACAGGCTGCCAGCGCCCTGACCGTATCCATCGTTTCATCCGGGTGCGCTGTGCAGAAACTCCCGCATGGCCGGATCGAGTCCCGGCTGCTCGCCCCGGCTCTCCGACAGCGCTCCGGGTGGTGTTATTAGAACTTGAAGTGCTCTGATTCCGGTCGTGCCAACCACTGGGCCAGGGTCTGTGCGTTCCGGTCCTTGTCGGACAGGATGGGCTCGGCTACGGGCCATTTAATGCCGATCTCCGGATCGTTCCAGCGAAGACCCGATTCACAAGCGGGATTGTAGATGCCGGTGCACTTATACTGGACCTCAACTACCTCGGAGAGAGCGCAGAAACCCCGGGCGAATCCGGCCGGGGCCCAGACCTGCTTCCGGTTCTCGGCGCTGGCCTCAATACCGAACCAGCCGCCTGAGGTGGGGGAACCCTTCCGAATATCCACGGCAACCAGAAAAGCCTTCCCGATCGTCACCCGCATCAGCTTGCCCATGGCTGGGTCCCACTGAAAATGCAGGCCGCGCAGTACGTGCTTCATGGACCGGGAATGAATGTCCTGGACAAATTCCGGGTCAATACCCAGTTCCTGTCTGAAAATGTCCTTGCGATAGGATTCCATCAGGAATCCCCGGGCGTCCCGGTAGGCTTTGGGTGTGAGAATAAAGGCGTCGTTCAGGGGCGTTTTCTCAACCTTCATGGATCGGGCTCCTCTTCCCTCAAACTGAGCAACACCTGTTCAACCAACTCGATAGCGAGCTCCACTGTCGGGAATTACCAGGCTGCCGGCAAGTTAACACGGCTGGCCCCAGATTTCAGTGAAGGTCTTCTTACCGCGCAGGTAATAGGCCAGGACCACACTGCCAGGGTACAGGAAATTGTCCACCACCTTGTCTTTCACCTTCCGCTGCCGCTGCACCTGACGGCGCTTACGCAGGATCAGTTTCACATGGGCTGACAGCCAGAGATAGGCCGCCAGGACGGCCGCTGCCCGCTTCAGGTCCAGGGTGACCAGCGATTTGACAATCAGCGTCAGGTCCAATAGAAACCGCAGTGGCAGGACCCAGCACAGTCGCTGCGCGGAATAGTTCTTAAGCAGCATGAACACGCTGTTGCGGTGGTTGTAATACATCTTGGCGGCTTTTTCCTGGCCCAGGGTGCCGCCACCGTAGTGATAGATGACTGCATCGGGCCGAACCCGCAGTCGATAGCCCCCCAGGTGCAGGCGCCAGCACAGGTCGATCTCCTCCATGTGCAGCACGAAGTCCTCATCCAGCAGACCGGTCTCTGACAGCACCGCCGTGCGGATGGCCATCGCGGCCCCGGATGTCCAGAACAGGTCCCCCGGCAACTGGTACTGACCGTGATCCTGCTCAATGGTGTCAAACACCCGCCCCCGGAGAAAGGGATAGCCGAACCGATCCATGTAACCACCCGCCGCACCGGCATATTCGAAGGCCCCTCGGTCAGTCATGCTGAGCACCTTCGGCTGGCAGGCGGCAATCCGCTCGTCCGATTCAAATTCCTCCAGGATCGGCTCCAGCCACCCCGGGGTCACCTCCGTATCATTGTTCAGCAGCACTATATATTGACCCCTGGCGTGTCGCATACCCAGATTGTTCCCACCACTGTAGCTGAGATTGGTGGCACTTCTGATAACTCGCACCAGCGGATAGTGTTGTTCCACATAGGGCACACTTTCGTCGGTGGAGCCGTTGTCCACCATGATGATTTCCAGGCTGGGATAGGTGGACTTGTGCAGGGAGTCCAGACAGCCTTTTAAGAAGGCCAGACCGTTGTAATTGGCGATGACGATGCTGAAGGTAGGCTGGGAAGAGGCTGCCATCATGCGAGGGTCAATACATGGTTAGCCTGAAAGATAAGCTAAACGCGAATAGCTCAGGGCACTCAGGTCGGCAGTGCTCGGGTGCGGGTCACTGCTGCTGAATTTCTTCCAGAATTTGCTTGGCGGTCTGGTCGTTGGGATTGAAACGCAGCCAATCGGTAAGGATCCGAGCGGCTTGATCGTTATGACCGGTCTCGCGGTAAAATCCCACCAGCCGGCCCACAACCTCGCCGTTCTGGGGATGCTGGGCATAGAGGTTCTGGAAAATGGTTTCAGCCGAGGCCCAATCACCCAGCTCCTGGCTGTACAAAATCCCGATGTTAAAGTAATCCACCGGTGTTAACCGAAACCGCTGCGGGATACTCGTCAATCTACTGCGCAGCTCGACCGTATCCCCTATTTCGGCATACAATCCCGTGATCTGGAAGTAAAGGTCTTTATTCTGCACCGGAATCACGGACTCGGGAATCGTGACCGCCAGGGTATCCAGAACGGCCCTGGCCTGCTCCCGTTGTCCTTTGATAATCCCATCCACGGCCAACTGGAGAAAGCTGGCCCGCAGGTTTTGCATCAGCCGCTGGATGTTGGAATTGAAGTATATGGATGGGTCGCTCAAGTTCCGGTAACGATAGCGCTCCAGCAGGTTGTGGCGCAGTTTCTCTATATTGATGATGGGGCGGGCCGGATTGGGCTTGACCTCGTAGACCAGGCCT from Candidatus Neomarinimicrobiota bacterium includes these protein-coding regions:
- a CDS encoding glycosyltransferase, which translates into the protein MMAASSQPTFSIVIANYNGLAFLKGCLDSLHKSTYPSLEIIMVDNGSTDESVPYVEQHYPLVRVIRSATNLSYSGGNNLGMRHARGQYIVLLNNDTEVTPGWLEPILEEFESDERIAACQPKVLSMTDRGAFEYAGAAGGYMDRFGYPFLRGRVFDTIEQDHGQYQLPGDLFWTSGAAMAIRTAVLSETGLLDEDFVLHMEEIDLCWRLHLGGYRLRVRPDAVIYHYGGGTLGQEKAAKMYYNHRNSVFMLLKNYSAQRLCWVLPLRFLLDLTLIVKSLVTLDLKRAAAVLAAYLWLSAHVKLILRKRRQVQRQRKVKDKVVDNFLYPGSVVLAYYLRGKKTFTEIWGQPC
- the rfbC gene encoding dTDP-4-dehydrorhamnose 3,5-epimerase; the encoded protein is MKVEKTPLNDAFILTPKAYRDARGFLMESYRKDIFRQELGIDPEFVQDIHSRSMKHVLRGLHFQWDPAMGKLMRVTIGKAFLVAVDIRKGSPTSGGWFGIEASAENRKQVWAPAGFARGFCALSEVVEVQYKCTGIYNPACESGLRWNDPEIGIKWPVAEPILSDKDRNAQTLAQWLARPESEHFKF
- a CDS encoding FMN-binding glutamate synthase family protein; translation: MSLSRVNTSAATLTKNRTEGSVVAASGMCVTCVDGCIGMCEIGKSAYRGHEVIYPQPFGVITTAAEKIYPVDYSHFNIMGGVVGAQGIEADSDKTIFPAVNLEVHFGHDGGLKFRYPWIIPGIGSTNIAKNNWEGLAIGSALAGTGLTIGENVAGMDPECVINNGKVVDTVDLKRRVKLFQDNQRDGYGAIVVQANVEDTRIGVHEYVIGELGVECVEMKWGQGAKNIGGEVKVRDLNKAQMLHKRGYIVLPDPTDPVIVKAFEHGSFKEFERHSRVGMVTEEAFAKRVEELRKAGAKYIFLKTGAFRPAALAHAVIYASKYHLDLLTVDGAGGGTGMSPWRMMNEWGMPPVELHSLLYQYTKQLADNGQHVPAIAVAGGFVFEDQIFKGLALGAPFVKLVGMARSPIAAAMVGKTIGRAIAEGQLPVYVERFGSTQDEIFVTASYLRKELGNMEYEKLPPGAIGLYTYYERLAQGLRQLMAGCRKFSLEYISRDDLASLTHEAADISGIPYVMDVDKGAVERILNSAKEDTKAG